The proteins below are encoded in one region of Nilaparvata lugens isolate BPH chromosome X, ASM1435652v1, whole genome shotgun sequence:
- the LOC111051340 gene encoding actin-related protein 2/3 complex subunit 4, translating into MTATLRPYLNAVRHTLTAAMCLDNFSSQTIERHNKPEVEVRTSRELLLMPVVISRNDRERVLIEGSINSVRISIAVKQADEIEAILCRKFMRFMMMRAENFIILRRKPIEGYDISFLITNNHTEQMYKHKLVDFVLHFMEEIDKEISEMKLAVNARARICSEEFLKRF; encoded by the exons ATG ACTGCCACTCTACGTCCTTATCTGAATGCAGTGAGACATACGCTGACAGCTGCCATGTGTCTTGATAACTTCTCTTCCCAAACGATAGAACGCCACAATAAACCCGAAGTCGAAGTAAG GACTAGCAGGGAATTGCTCTTGATGCCTGTTGTGATAAGTCGCAATGACAGAGAAAGAGTTCTAATCGAAGGATCGATCAATTCAGTGCGCATCAGTATTGCAGTGAAGCAGGCGGATGAAATCGAAGCCATCCTCTGTAGGAAGTTCATGAGATTTATGATGATGCGCGCTGAGAACTTCATCATACTTCGTCGCAAACCCATTGAg GGATATGATATTAGCTTCCTGATCACAAACaaccacactgaacaaatgtacAAGCATAAATTGGTTGACTTTGTGCTGCATTTCATGGAAGAAATAGACAAGGAGATCAGCGAGATGAAGCTCGCTGTCAATGCCAGAGCGAGAATCTGCTCTGAAGAATTTCTCAAAAGA tTCTAA